The window CGATACGGTCGGCAGCGTCCTCGATGGTGTCGTCGGAGACTGACCCGGTCGACATCCTCGGTCAGAGGTCCTGGACCGCCGCCTCGACATCGGAGTACGGCGGGAACTCGGGGTTCTCCCCAGCGACCCACGCGTACCGAACGGTCCGGTCCTCGTCCAGCACGTAGACGGCGGGCCGGGGCTCGCGGATGCCGGTCATCCCGTCGACGTCGGTGGTGATGCCGAACTCATCGGCGACACCGGCCGCCGGGTCCGAGAAGAACCGGAACTGTTCGAAGTCACGCCACTCGTGGATGAACCCCTTCAGCTCGTACGGCGAGGAGATGGAGACGCCGACGACCTCGGCGTCCCAGCCGGTCCACTCGTCGTCGCGGATGCGCTGGAAGACGTAGGTCGGCGGGAAGTCACCCGCCATCTGATGGAAGACGAGGACGACCGGCGACTCGTCGGTCAGGTCCGACAGCGCGACGTCCTCCCAGAACTCGTCGTTGACGAGCGGTCGGGTGAAGTCGGGCGCCGTCTCGCCCTCCTCGAGCGCATCGGCTGGTGGGAGTTCCGAGACCTCGAAGCCCAGGTCCATCAGGCCTCCACCTCCTGCTCGTCGGCGTCCTGGTCCTCATCGCCGGATTGGAGTTCCTGCACGTCGTCGCCCGCGGCGTCGGCGGAGATGTGTACCGGCGTCTCCCCGTCGCCGTCGCCGTACGTCTCGTCGAGGTACTCGACGATGTTGGCGGATTCGGACATCGTGACACCGGTCCGCTCGTCGACCAGCGCGGGCACGGTGCGTGCGCCGGTCAGCCGTTTCACCACGTCGCGCCGGGAGTGGCGCGCCTCAACGAATCGGGAGTGGTAGTCGAGCCCGAGGTCGTCCAGTTTCCGAACCGCCCGCTCGCAGAACGGGCAGGCCTGTAGCCGGTAGAGTGTGAGTGCAGAATCGCTCATGGCTCCGACTACGAGCGACCGACCGGTAAGCGTATCGCCTGCGGAAGCCGGCCGTACATGACCGGCACGCCCCGAGCCAGCGGAATCACGCGCGACGGGAGATGGCAAACCCTTAATCCCGTGGCGGGTCAAAACGGACTACTCGATGGGTATACGCCCCCTCAGCCCACTGCTCGCGGATTCGCTGCTCAGCGGCGGCGCTCTCCTCCAGGCGCAGTCGGCCCTCCCGGCGGTCGATACAGCCACCCTGACCGCGCTCGGCCTCGTGACCATCGTCTTCCTCATCGCGCTCTCCGGGTTCTTCTCATCCTCGGAGATCGCGATGTTCTCGCTCGCACCTCACCGCGTCGAGTCGCTCGTCGAGGACGACGTCCCCGGCGCGGAGGCGATGGCGGAGCTGAAATCCGACCCACATCGCCTGCTCGTGACCATCCTCGTCGGCAACAACATCGTCAACATCGCGATGTCCTCCATCGCGACGGGGCTGTTCGCACTCTACCTCTCACAGGGAGCGGCCGTGGCCGCCGCCACGTTCGGCATCACGGCGCTCGTCCTGCTGTTCGGCGAGAGTGCACCCAAGTCCTACGCCGTCGAGAACACCGAATCGTGGGCCCTGCGCATCGCCCGCCCGCTCCAGATCGCGGAACTGGCACTCCTCCCACTGGTCGTCACCTTCGACTACCTCACGCGCGTCGTCAACAAGGTGACCGGCGGCCGCTCGGCCATCGAGACCTCCTACGTCACCCGCGACGAGATCCGTGATATCATCGAGACCGGTGAGCGCGAGGGGGTCATCGAGGAGGACGAGCGCGAACTCCTCCATCGGGTCTTCCGGTTCAACAACACCATCGCCAAGGAGGTGATGACTCCACGGCTCGACATGACCGCCGTCTCGAAGGACGGCTCCATCGAGGAGGCCCTGGAGACCGCCGTCCAGTCGAGCCACGCCCGCATCCCCGTCTACGAGGGCTCGCTGGACAACATCATCGGCGTCGTCCACGTCCGCGACCTCGTGCGGGACCTCAACTACGGCGAGAACGAGTCCGAGGACCTCACGCTCGAATCGATCATCGAGCCGACGCTCCACGTTCCCGAGTCGAAGAACGTCGACGAACTCCTCGCGGAGATGCGACAGAACCGGATGCACATGGTCATCGTCATCGACGAGTTCGGGACCACCGAGGGGCTGGTGACGATGGAGGACCTCACCGAGGAGATCGTCGGCGAGATCCTCGAGGGCGAGGAGGAGGAGCCCATCGACTTCCTCGACGAGGACACCGCCCTCGTTCGCGGCGAGCTCAACATCGAGGAGGTCAACGAGGCGCTGGAGATCGACCTGCCGGAGGGCGAGGAGTTCGAGACCATCGCTGGCTTCATCTTCAACCGCGCCGGTCGCCTGGTCGAGGAGGGCGAGACCATCTCCTACGAGGGCGTCGACATCCGCGTCGAGGAGGTCGAGAACACGCGCATCATGAAAGCGCGCATCACTGTCACCGATGAGTACGGCGTCGAGGACGAGGAGGCCGAGGCCGACGAAGTGGCGACGGACTGACCGGAGCGTTTCGCTCGGCGAATCGCCTCGCAGGAGGCCTGCGGCTGCCCGTCTTCGACCATCACTCGTGCAACACACGCCCGGACGAACGCTCGTCCCGGACGGGTCAGAGCACGGCATCGACCGCCACGAACATCCCGTAGCTCACGGTGAACGCCAGCAACAGGGATCCGGTCCAGGCCAGCACCGTCTTCACCATCTTCTCACGGCTGACCCCGGCGCCGCCGGCGGCGTAGCCCGCCCCGACGATGGCCGAGACGATAATCTCGTTGAACGAGACGGGGATGCCGAAGAAGACGGCGGTCTGCGCGATGGCGAAGGAGGGGATGAGCGCGGCGATGGAGCGGCGTGGGCCGAGCGCCGAGTAGTCCTGCGCGAGCGCCTTTATCATCCGCGGCGCGCCGGTCCACGAGCCAACCAGGAGCCCGAGGCCGCCGGCGAACAGCAGCCCGGTGAGCGGAAGCGCAAGCGACGTATCGTCCAGCAGCGGGAGCAGCGGCCCGAGCGCGAGGCCGACCTGCGAGCCGCCCGCCGAGAACGCGACGAGGCCGCCGAGCGCGAGCAGGAAGTGGCGCTGGCCCGCGGCCTCGTCACGGACGAGGTCGCGCCAGAGGGCGAGCGCGACGGTGGCCGCGAGCACGAGCGACACTGCGCCCCGGACGGCGAGTGGTGGCCCCGGGAACTCGGCGGCGATGGTCTGGGCGATGGAGTAGGCCTCGCCTGCCGGCCCCAGAAGCACGAAGCCCACGTTGGCGAGGATGAGCCCGACCACCGCAGCGAGCAGTGGGACCGCAACGCGCTCGGGGACGCGCTCGTCGCGCAGCGTCACCGCGGTGCCGTAGGCGATGCCGCCGCCGACGAAGGGCACGAGGACCCAGAGGGTCGCTATCTCCTGATATTTCGCCCACGCGGGGTCACCACCCATCGCCAGCCCCGCGCCGACGACAGCCCCCGTGACGGTGAACGCCGTGGCGATGGGGTAGCCCGCGAAGACGCCGATGGCGACGAGCGTCGCGGCCACGAGCAGGCCCACAGTGGCGGCGACCGGCGAGAGCGTGACGCCGACGACGAGTTCCTTGCCGACCGCCTCGGTCACGTTGGCGCCCTGCAGGATGGCACCGAGCAGTCCGAGGATGCCGACGATGAACCCGGCCCGCATCACGCTGATGGCGTTCGCCCCCACCGCGGGCGCGAACGGGGTGGACCCCGAGGAGCCGGCGCCGATAGACCAGGCCATGAAGAGGCTCGCCAGACTCGCGATTACGAGTGTCACCAGCGTCGCGGTGCCGACCATCAGTTGTCCGACGCTACTCCGTCACGCCGGTTAAAGCCGCCCATCGCCTCGCGACCGAGAGTCGGTGCTGGCTGCGGGCCGGCGCGGGCGCGCACCCTGCCCGGAATCCCTAGTGGTCGTTCCCGTCGATTCCCACGAAGCGGCAGTTCTATCAGAACCCTCTGCCTGCGACCGGGTATGGTAGCACTCGGACTGGTGGTCGCTCAGTTCAACAAGGAGCGACCGATTACGCACGAGATGGCCGAGCGGGGCCGGGAGGCCGCGGCCGCGCGCGACGCCGACGTCGTCGCCGAGATTCCGGTTCCCGGTTCGTACGACGCGCCGCTGGCCGCCGACCGACTCGCCCGGCGCGAGGACGTCGACGCGGTCGCGGTGCTGGGGGCCATCGTCACGGGGGACACGAAGCACGACGAGGTCATCGGCCACGCTATCGCACCCAAACTGTCCGATGTCGCGCTCGACCGGGACACGCCCGTCACGCTCGGCGTGACGGGGCCCGGGCAGAGTGCAGCCGAGGCCGACGAGCGCGTCCACGTCGGCGCCGACGCCGTCGACGCCGCGCTCGACCTCGCCGCGGACCTGCCGGAGCCGGGTACCGACCTCGATGCGTACGACGCGGACACGGGGGTCGAAGCATGAACTTCGAGTTCGCGGACCGCGTCACGCGCGTCGAGCCCTCCGCCACCATCGCCATCTCCAACCTCTCCGCGGAACTGGAGGCCGACGGCGTCGACGTCGTCGACCTCTCGGTTGGTGAGCCCGACTTCCCCACGCCGGAGAACATCGTCCAGGCTGGCAAGGACGCGATTGACGCCGGGCACACGGGGTACGCGCCCTCGAACGGCATCCCCGCGCTGAAGGAGGCTATCGTCGACAAGTTCGAGAGCGACGGCCTCGACTACGGCACCGACGAGATAATCGTCACGCCCGGCGGGAAGCAGGCGCTCTACGAGATCTTCCAGACGCTCATCGACGACGGCGACGAGGTCGTCCTGCTGGACCCGGCGTGGGTGAGTTACGAGGCGATGACGAAACTCGCCGGCGGCTCCATCTCGCGCGTGGACACCTCGGGCCACGACTTCCAGCTCGAGCCGGTGCTCGACGACCTCGCCGAGACCGTCTCCGACGAGACGGAACTGCTGGTCGTCAACTCGCCGAACAACCCGACCGGCGCGGTCTACTCCGACGCGGCGCTCGAGGGCGTGCGCGACCTCGCCGTCGACCACGACGTCGCGGTCATCTCCGACGAGATATACAAGGAGATAACCTACGGCGTCTCCCCGACCTCGCTGGGCACGCTGGACGGGATGGAGGACCGCACCATCACGCTCAACGGCTTCTCGAAGGCCTACTCCATGACGGGCTGGCGGCTGGGCTACTTCGGCGCGCCGAGCGACCTCGTGAGTCAGGCCGGCAAGCTCCACTCGCACTCCGTGACCTGTGCGACCAACTTCGTCCAGCACGCGGGCGTCGAGGCCCTGCGCAACACGGACGACGCCATCACGGAGATGCGCGACGCGTTCCACGAGCGCCGCGACATGCTCGTCGACCTGTTCGCCGACCACGGGAAGGACGTGGCCGTCCCGGAGGGCGCGTTCTACATGATGCTCCCCGTCCCCGAGGACGACCAGGCCTGGTGTGAGGGCGCCATCGAGGACGCCCACGTCGCCACGGTCCCCGGTAGCGCCTTCGGCACGCCCGGCTTCGCCCGGCTCTCCTACGCCGCGAGCGAGGAGCGCCTGCGCGAGGGCGTCGAGCGGCTGGCCGAGGAAGGCTACCTGTAACGACGCGGGACCGATTCTCGGTGCGGGCGGACCTTTTTGTCGCCGGAAGGAGACACGCACGCCCATGGCGGGGTACGATTACGTCATCGTGGGTGGCGGGTCCGCGGGGTGCGTGCTGGCGAATCGGCTGAGTGCGGACAACGACGTACTGCTCCTCGAGGCGGGCAAGCCGGACGAGGAACGGGAGATGTCCATCCCCATCGCGCACGTCGACCTCCTCGGGACGGAGCACGACTGGGATTTCCGGACGACACCGCAGGCAGGGCTGGACGGACGCCGCGTGACGCTCGCGCAGGGCCGGACGCTCGGCGGCTCCAGCTCCATCAACGCGCAGATGTACTTCCGCGGCCACCAGGCGGATTTCGAGGAATGGGCCGCCGTGACCGACGACGACGGTTGGGGCCCCGAATCGGTGGCCGAGCAGTACGACCGCCTCGAGGACGCAGAGAGCCCGCATCTCTCGACGGGTGGCCTCCAGCACCTCCGGGCCGTCGACGACCCGCACCCGGTCGCGTCGTCGCTCGTCGAGGCGGCGGCCGCGAGCGGTCTGGACCGCGCGGAGAGCGTCGCCCGCGACGCCGACGGGGTGGGCTACTGCGACGTCATCCAGAAGGACGGCGAGCGATACAGCGCCGCGGACGCCTACCTGAAGCCGGCCCTCGGCCGTGAGTCGCTCACCGTCGAGACGGGTGCCCACGTCCGCCGGCTCCGGTTCGACGGCGACGGTGACCGGGTGACGGGCGTGCTGTACGTGCAGGATGGTGTGACCCGCACCGCCGAGGCCGCCGAGGAGGTGGTCGTCTCGGCCGGCGCGATCAACTCCCCGCGTCTACTGCTCCTCTCGGGCATCGGGCCCGCCGACCACCTCCGCGAGCACGACATCGAGGTGCGCGCGGGCCTGCCGGTCGGCGAGGGGCTGCAGGACCACGCGCTCGTCTACACCAACTACCGTGCCACGACCCAGACGTACGACGACGCCGAGACGCTGTGGAACGTGGCGAAGTACCTCCTGCTGAAGCGCGGCCCGCTCACCTCAAACGGCTCCGAGGCGGTGGGTTACTGGCGCTCGCGCGAGGGGCTGGACGCGCCGGACCTCCAGTTTATGTTCGCTCCGGCGACCATCGAGGGCGGCGACCTCGCCGAGTACGACTGGAGCGGGTTCACCATCGGCGTCGGCCTCGTCGCGCCGGAGAGTCGGGGTCGCGTGCGACTCCGGTCGGCCGACCCGAACGACGAGCCCCTCGTCGACCCGGGCTACCTCACTGCAGAGGCTGACGTCGAGGCGCTCGTCCGGGGCGTCGAGAAGGCCCAGGAGATTGCGGCGGCGGAGCCGCTCGCCGACGTGTACGACGGGCGGAACTTCCCCGTGAAGACCGACGAGGCGTCCATCCGTGAGCACGTGCGCGACCACACTGCCTCGTACTACCATCTCGCCGGCTCCTGCCGGATGGGGGCGGGCGAGGACGCCGTGGTCGACCCGGGGTGTCGAGTTCGGGGTGTCGAGGGACTGCGGGTGGTGGATGCCTCGGTACTGCCGACCATCCCGCGGGCGAACACGTACGGGCCGACGATGATGCTCGCAGAGCGGGCAGCGGACCTGCTATCCGGTGGCGCCTGAGGATATCCCTACTTTCTAGCTTGTCATCGTCCTAAATTCTCCGTTTGACACATTAAGGATAAAATACTCGAATAAGTGCAGAATAACGTGCCTGCAGAATTTCTGCTCCAGGTCCGGACCGTCCCTGTCAGAGCTGCTCGCTCGACGCCAGCGGCTCCCCGTCGAGTTCCGCCTCGACCCGTTCCTCCAGTTTGTACCGCTGCACCTTCTGCGTCGCCGAGCGCGGAAGTTCGTCCACGTAGAACACCCGACGCGGGTGCGCGTAGCTCGCGACGTTCTCCAGCGAGTACTCGCGGACGGCCTGCTCGTCGAGGTCGGCGTCCGGCTCGGGCACCACGAACGCGACCGGTGCCTCGCCTTTCACCTCGTGGGGTGCGGCGACGACGGCGGCCTCGGCGATGTCCGGGTGGTCGTAGAGGGCGTCCTCGACCTCGGCGGGATAGATGTTCTCCCCGCCTGCGATTATCATATCGTCGGCGCGGTCGACGATCCAGAGGTGGCCGTCCTCGTCGACGCGCCCCACGTCCTCGGTGTGGAACCAGCCCTCGTCGTCGAAGACCTGTTCGTTCGTCTCCGGGAGACCGTGGTAGCCCTCGAACACCTGCGGGCCGCGCACCGCGATTTCGCCGGTGCGTGCGTCTTCGTCCTCGGGGAGGTCGGCGGGTGCCGAGCGGGGGTTCAGTACGTTCGCGGGCACGACCGTCTCGCGGGTGTCCGGGTCACGCAGTTCGAGCTCGAGGTTGCGGAGCGGCTGGCCGATACAGCCGGCGGCCTTGTTCACGGCGGGCGAGCGCAGCGTGACGAGGCCAGCGGTCTCGGTCATCCCCCAGCCCTCGCTCATCGACACGTCGAAGTCGCGGGTGAGGTTCCGCTTGGTGTCGTCCGGCAGGGGGGCGGCGGCGGCACCCAGGGCCTCCACCGACGAGACGTCGTAGGCATCCGGGTTCTCGCTGTACGCCCGGTACATCATCGTGTGGAGCGCGGGGACCGCGGGTACCTCGTTGATGTCGAACTGCGCGATGGCCTGGAGCATCCCCTCGCCGCTGGGCCGGGCCTGCAGGATGACTGTCCCGCCGGTGTAGAGGTACTTCCCCATCACGGTGTTCAGCGTCGGAACATGGAACAGCGGCAGCACCATCAGGCCAGTCATCCCGGGGTCGGGGCTGGGGCCGGAGGTGGCCATCGACTCCTGCACCGAGAGCAGGTTCCGGTGGCTCAACAGCACCCCTTTCGGTCGGCCTGTCGTGCCGGAGGTGTACGTCTGGACGGCCACGTCGTCGGTGTCGCGCTCCGGCGGGTCGAAGTCCGGGTCGGCGGCCTCGAGCGCGGCATCGTAGTCGACCACGCCGTCCGCGTCGCCGTCGCGGTCGCCCATCCCGGGAATCCAGCGGGTCGAGATGCTCGCTTCGGCCGCGATATCGGCGGGCGCCGCGACTGTCGCGCGGTCGGTCTCCATCCCACCGACGAGCAGCGGCGACGTGACGAGATGGTCCACGTCGGCGTCCGAGCAGATGTACCCCAGCGTCTCGACGTCCATCCGGAGGTTGAGCGGTACCGGGATGGCGCCGGCCCGCATCGCCCCGAAGAAGGTCTCCGGGAACTGGAGCGTGTTCGGCAGGAAGAGCCCCACCCGGTCGCCCGCTCCGACGCCGCGTTCGGTCAGCGCGCTCGCGACGCGGCTCGCGCGCTCGTCCAGGGCCGCGAAGCTCTGTGCCTCGCCGTACTCCAGCGAGACGATAGCGTCCTTCTCGCCGTATCGGTGCGCTCCCATCGATAGCACGGCATCGGCGTGCTGGAGCGGTGCGCCGTCGTGGTACTCCATGACAATCGTGAACGCGTGTGTCGCACCGGGGGTTAAGTCTATCCCCGGCTGTCGTCGCCGGTCCCGGACCGCCCCTTGCCACCCTGCCGCCCCCGGCCGCCCCCGGCCGCCACTCCCTGTCACCCGCTCGTCGGCGACTCGTCGAAGAACAGTTCCAGGAAGTTCCGCTCGGCGGCGCGGAGGTGGTAGTGCAGCGTCGCGGAGGTGATGCCCATCCGCTCGGCGACCTCCTCGGCGTTGTGGACGCGGGGCCACTCGAAGTAGCCCATCAGGTACGCGGTCCGGAGGACGTCGCTCTGCCGGTCGGTGAGGCGCTCGTCGGCCGCTTGCCGGAGGTCCTGAGCCGTCTCGACGGGCTCTTCGACCCGTCGTTTGGCTTTCAGCGACGCCTCGAACTCCTCCTGGAACGCCTCGACGACGGTCCGGGTGCTGGTCTGCCCGGCGATGCGGGCGGTGAACTCGGCGGTGCCGCCCTCGGCGCTCCCCTGCTGGACCACGGCCCCGACATCACTCAGGCGGGCGGTGACGCTCCGAGGCGCTATCGCCTCGATGATGGTCGTCGTGGGGTCGCCGTCGCCCTCGCGCTCGCTGACCACCGCAACCTCGAGGGCCCCGGCGGCCTCCGCGCCAGCGACCGCCGCCTCCGCGGGGGCCTCGACCTCGAGGAAGTGCCGAAGCCCCTCGTCCTCGGGGACGGTCCAGCGGAGGCCGACGGGGCCGGCCTCGGCCGAGAGCGTCGCCAGGAAGCAGTTCTTCCCCCGGACCCGGAACACGAGTTCGGTCGTGGTGCCCGAGTGGAGCAGGAGCTCCGTGTCGGCGGCGTTGATACCGAACCCGACGACGCGCGCCAGTCGCTCCAGTGCGGCCTGCTCGCGGTCGCTGAAGGCGTCGGGGCGCGGCGACTGCAGGCAGAGGACGCCGTACGCGGTATCGTTGTGCGTGATGGGGAGCGCCATGCTCGCCCGGATGCCGTGTTCGGCCGCCAGCCCGTGCTCGGTCGGGTGGTCGCCCCCCATCCAGTCGTCGCGTCGGATACACGGCTCCCCCGTCCGGAACGCCACCCGCGCCGGATGGTCCTCGTGGGTCCCGGCTGCCGTGGCCACGTCCGCGACACCCTTCTCGGCTCCGTCCTCGGCCGCCTGCTGGCTCGCGAACAGTGGGGGCTCGCCAGCGCTCGCCGTCACCTCCAGGCCGCCTGCCGCGATGCGGCCGACCCAGACCGTCCGGTAGAGGTCGGAGGCGGCCAGCCGCTCGCAGACGGTCTCCTCGATACCCTCGCGGGTCGC of the Haloglomus salinum genome contains:
- a CDS encoding hemolysin family protein, with product MGIRPLSPLLADSLLSGGALLQAQSALPAVDTATLTALGLVTIVFLIALSGFFSSSEIAMFSLAPHRVESLVEDDVPGAEAMAELKSDPHRLLVTILVGNNIVNIAMSSIATGLFALYLSQGAAVAAATFGITALVLLFGESAPKSYAVENTESWALRIARPLQIAELALLPLVVTFDYLTRVVNKVTGGRSAIETSYVTRDEIRDIIETGEREGVIEEDERELLHRVFRFNNTIAKEVMTPRLDMTAVSKDGSIEEALETAVQSSHARIPVYEGSLDNIIGVVHVRDLVRDLNYGENESEDLTLESIIEPTLHVPESKNVDELLAEMRQNRMHMVIVIDEFGTTEGLVTMEDLTEEIVGEILEGEEEEPIDFLDEDTALVRGELNIEEVNEALEIDLPEGEEFETIAGFIFNRAGRLVEEGETISYEGVDIRVEEVENTRIMKARITVTDEYGVEDEEAEADEVATD
- a CDS encoding redoxin domain-containing protein; the protein is MDLGFEVSELPPADALEEGETAPDFTRPLVNDEFWEDVALSDLTDESPVVLVFHQMAGDFPPTYVFQRIRDDEWTGWDAEVVGVSISSPYELKGFIHEWRDFEQFRFFSDPAAGVADEFGITTDVDGMTGIREPRPAVYVLDEDRTVRYAWVAGENPEFPPYSDVEAAVQDL
- a CDS encoding pyridoxal phosphate-dependent aminotransferase — its product is MNFEFADRVTRVEPSATIAISNLSAELEADGVDVVDLSVGEPDFPTPENIVQAGKDAIDAGHTGYAPSNGIPALKEAIVDKFESDGLDYGTDEIIVTPGGKQALYEIFQTLIDDGDEVVLLDPAWVSYEAMTKLAGGSISRVDTSGHDFQLEPVLDDLAETVSDETELLVVNSPNNPTGAVYSDAALEGVRDLAVDHDVAVISDEIYKEITYGVSPTSLGTLDGMEDRTITLNGFSKAYSMTGWRLGYFGAPSDLVSQAGKLHSHSVTCATNFVQHAGVEALRNTDDAITEMRDAFHERRDMLVDLFADHGKDVAVPEGAFYMMLPVPEDDQAWCEGAIEDAHVATVPGSAFGTPGFARLSYAASEERLREGVERLAEEGYL
- a CDS encoding GMC family oxidoreductase — encoded protein: MAGYDYVIVGGGSAGCVLANRLSADNDVLLLEAGKPDEEREMSIPIAHVDLLGTEHDWDFRTTPQAGLDGRRVTLAQGRTLGGSSSINAQMYFRGHQADFEEWAAVTDDDGWGPESVAEQYDRLEDAESPHLSTGGLQHLRAVDDPHPVASSLVEAAAASGLDRAESVARDADGVGYCDVIQKDGERYSAADAYLKPALGRESLTVETGAHVRRLRFDGDGDRVTGVLYVQDGVTRTAEAAEEVVVSAGAINSPRLLLLSGIGPADHLREHDIEVRAGLPVGEGLQDHALVYTNYRATTQTYDDAETLWNVAKYLLLKRGPLTSNGSEAVGYWRSREGLDAPDLQFMFAPATIEGGDLAEYDWSGFTIGVGLVAPESRGRVRLRSADPNDEPLVDPGYLTAEADVEALVRGVEKAQEIAAAEPLADVYDGRNFPVKTDEASIREHVRDHTASYYHLAGSCRMGAGEDAVVDPGCRVRGVEGLRVVDASVLPTIPRANTYGPTMMLAERAADLLSGGA
- a CDS encoding bacterio-opsin activator domain-containing protein, coding for MADGHQQPGERRNANEPSGAALFGAIPGPAFVLATDGRVQQTNEAAAMLLAGDVPDTFHMLARPAHRERAREAVKTAARSDTATIEIDVQTADGPRRFAFDCSAIEREGGPTAVLAIGRPSTPEDGEPNTEPTVDGSQDGEASATGTAEASDDTASEPPEDGLAGGSLLQRADIVGAVGDGAYVLDTDRRLAAVSDRLAATLGRDRDALVGQRLRALLANDSQAAAVGLHEALLAGDRETGTVELTVASATGALPAEIHATAVADGDDRVVVGVLRDVSDRRRREHQLARHRDQLATLNRISEAVEGVVQGIVESATREGIEETVCERLAASDLYRTVWVGRIAAGGLEVTASAGEPPLFASQQAAEDGAEKGVADVATAAGTHEDHPARVAFRTGEPCIRRDDWMGGDHPTEHGLAAEHGIRASMALPITHNDTAYGVLCLQSPRPDAFSDREQAALERLARVVGFGINAADTELLLHSGTTTELVFRVRGKNCFLATLSAEAGPVGLRWTVPEDEGLRHFLEVEAPAEAAVAGAEAAGALEVAVVSEREGDGDPTTTIIEAIAPRSVTARLSDVGAVVQQGSAEGGTAEFTARIAGQTSTRTVVEAFQEEFEASLKAKRRVEEPVETAQDLRQAADERLTDRQSDVLRTAYLMGYFEWPRVHNAEEVAERMGITSATLHYHLRAAERNFLELFFDESPTSG
- a CDS encoding inorganic phosphate transporter; this translates as MVGTATLVTLVIASLASLFMAWSIGAGSSGSTPFAPAVGANAISVMRAGFIVGILGLLGAILQGANVTEAVGKELVVGVTLSPVAATVGLLVAATLVAIGVFAGYPIATAFTVTGAVVGAGLAMGGDPAWAKYQEIATLWVLVPFVGGGIAYGTAVTLRDERVPERVAVPLLAAVVGLILANVGFVLLGPAGEAYSIAQTIAAEFPGPPLAVRGAVSLVLAATVALALWRDLVRDEAAGQRHFLLALGGLVAFSAGGSQVGLALGPLLPLLDDTSLALPLTGLLFAGGLGLLVGSWTGAPRMIKALAQDYSALGPRRSIAALIPSFAIAQTAVFFGIPVSFNEIIVSAIVGAGYAAGGAGVSREKMVKTVLAWTGSLLLAFTVSYGMFVAVDAVL
- the ribH gene encoding 6,7-dimethyl-8-ribityllumazine synthase; this translates as MVALGLVVAQFNKERPITHEMAERGREAAAARDADVVAEIPVPGSYDAPLAADRLARREDVDAVAVLGAIVTGDTKHDEVIGHAIAPKLSDVALDRDTPVTLGVTGPGQSAAEADERVHVGADAVDAALDLAADLPEPGTDLDAYDADTGVEA
- a CDS encoding class I adenylate-forming enzyme family protein, with the protein product MEYHDGAPLQHADAVLSMGAHRYGEKDAIVSLEYGEAQSFAALDERASRVASALTERGVGAGDRVGLFLPNTLQFPETFFGAMRAGAIPVPLNLRMDVETLGYICSDADVDHLVTSPLLVGGMETDRATVAAPADIAAEASISTRWIPGMGDRDGDADGVVDYDAALEAADPDFDPPERDTDDVAVQTYTSGTTGRPKGVLLSHRNLLSVQESMATSGPSPDPGMTGLMVLPLFHVPTLNTVMGKYLYTGGTVILQARPSGEGMLQAIAQFDINEVPAVPALHTMMYRAYSENPDAYDVSSVEALGAAAAPLPDDTKRNLTRDFDVSMSEGWGMTETAGLVTLRSPAVNKAAGCIGQPLRNLELELRDPDTRETVVPANVLNPRSAPADLPEDEDARTGEIAVRGPQVFEGYHGLPETNEQVFDDEGWFHTEDVGRVDEDGHLWIVDRADDMIIAGGENIYPAEVEDALYDHPDIAEAAVVAAPHEVKGEAPVAFVVPEPDADLDEQAVREYSLENVASYAHPRRVFYVDELPRSATQKVQRYKLEERVEAELDGEPLASSEQL